A single Stutzerimonas stutzeri DNA region contains:
- a CDS encoding branched-chain amino acid ABC transporter permease, producing the protein MSRRVYIDLFCLGVFALLPLLASMLEEPFLVSLFTRLAIYGLAAASLDLLIGYGAMVSFGHAAFFGLGGYIVGIVAFHTSQFMPLWGWEGSNSALVVWPLALAVCALFGLVVGYLSLRTTGVQFIMITLAFGQMLYHLLGSLSLYGGDDGILMMERNQLPLIDLDNPVQFYYLSLALLVAWLLFCRRLVGSRFGFVLRGLKQSERRSVSMGLKPLRYRLTAFVIAGLGAGLAGILWANYAMFVSPDMGSWQKSGELMAMVILGGVGTLLGPILGAAVYLGLEQVLSLWTEHWMIIFGPILLAVVLFGKRGIYGLLLTERRPRSSSRSPVSERAEKKPIDLSKAGEVTP; encoded by the coding sequence ATGTCCCGTCGTGTATACATCGACTTGTTCTGTCTAGGCGTCTTCGCGCTGCTGCCTCTGTTGGCCAGCATGCTCGAGGAGCCCTTCTTGGTCAGCCTGTTCACCCGCTTGGCCATTTACGGCCTCGCCGCCGCCAGCCTTGATTTGTTGATTGGCTATGGCGCCATGGTCAGCTTCGGCCATGCCGCGTTCTTTGGTCTGGGCGGTTACATCGTCGGCATCGTCGCCTTTCATACGTCCCAGTTCATGCCGCTCTGGGGCTGGGAAGGCAGTAACAGTGCGCTGGTGGTCTGGCCTCTGGCGCTGGCCGTTTGCGCGCTGTTCGGGCTGGTGGTCGGTTACCTGTCGCTCAGAACGACCGGGGTGCAGTTCATCATGATCACTCTGGCCTTCGGGCAGATGCTCTACCACCTGCTTGGCTCGCTGTCGCTGTATGGCGGTGACGACGGCATCCTGATGATGGAGCGTAACCAGCTGCCGCTGATCGATCTGGATAACCCGGTGCAGTTCTACTACCTGAGCCTTGCGCTATTGGTGGCCTGGTTGCTGTTTTGCCGGCGTCTGGTGGGTTCGCGTTTCGGGTTCGTCCTGCGCGGCCTCAAGCAAAGCGAGCGGCGTTCAGTGAGCATGGGGTTGAAGCCGCTACGCTACCGCCTGACCGCCTTCGTTATCGCCGGCCTCGGAGCAGGGCTGGCGGGTATCCTCTGGGCCAATTACGCCATGTTTGTCAGCCCTGACATGGGCTCCTGGCAAAAGTCCGGCGAGCTGATGGCGATGGTAATTCTTGGTGGCGTCGGCACGCTGCTCGGTCCGATCCTTGGTGCCGCGGTGTACCTGGGCCTTGAGCAGGTGCTGAGCCTGTGGACCGAACACTGGATGATCATCTTCGGGCCGATCCTGCTGGCAGTAGTGCTGTTCGGCAAGCGCGGCATCTATGGCCTGCTGTTGACTGAGCGGCGCCCCAGGTCCAGTTCCCGTTCGCCGGTCAGCGAGCGTGCCGAAAAAAAGCCAATCGATCTGAGCAAAGCGGGTGAGGTGACCCCATGA
- a CDS encoding branched-chain amino acid ABC transporter permease → MLLFEQILNGLQYSALLFLLASGLTLIFGIMGVINLAHGTFYMVGAFCSAYTAIATGSFWLGGLAAIVGAALYGLVIETGVIRKLYDRDHLDQVLATLAVVFFTNELVTLLFGRSPPPVPTPDWYNSFVEVIPGLMYPVSRLLFIGAGILVALGMWLLINHTRVGMLIRAGADDHEMVGAMGVNIRRLYTCVFVFGCALCGLAGFMAAPLLSVETGMGERILITTFVVIVVGGVGSVRGALAGALVIGMVDSLGRAFIPQILDGLLPATVSGTLSAGLISASAYIVMALVLLVRPRGLLPARA, encoded by the coding sequence ATGTTGTTGTTCGAACAAATTCTCAACGGGTTGCAGTACAGCGCCTTGCTGTTCCTACTGGCTTCCGGGCTGACCCTGATTTTCGGAATCATGGGCGTGATCAACCTCGCTCATGGCACCTTCTATATGGTTGGCGCTTTCTGCTCGGCCTACACAGCCATCGCCACAGGGTCGTTCTGGCTGGGGGGGCTAGCCGCGATAGTGGGGGCCGCTCTCTATGGACTGGTAATTGAGACCGGCGTTATCCGGAAACTCTACGACCGCGATCACCTTGATCAGGTGCTAGCGACCCTCGCGGTCGTGTTTTTCACCAACGAACTGGTGACCTTGTTGTTCGGGCGAAGCCCACCACCGGTGCCGACACCAGATTGGTACAACAGCTTCGTTGAGGTGATTCCTGGTCTGATGTACCCGGTCAGTCGGCTGCTGTTCATCGGCGCCGGTATTCTGGTCGCGCTCGGCATGTGGTTACTGATCAACCATACCCGCGTCGGCATGCTGATCCGCGCGGGTGCCGATGATCATGAAATGGTCGGGGCCATGGGCGTCAATATCAGGCGCCTGTACACCTGTGTGTTCGTCTTCGGTTGCGCCCTCTGTGGTCTCGCCGGCTTCATGGCCGCGCCGTTGCTGTCGGTAGAGACGGGCATGGGCGAGCGCATCCTGATCACGACCTTCGTGGTGATCGTGGTCGGCGGCGTCGGCTCGGTGCGTGGCGCATTGGCCGGGGCTTTGGTGATCGGAATGGTCGACAGCCTTGGGCGCGCCTTCATCCCGCAGATCCTCGATGGCCTGTTACCCGCTACGGTCAGCGGCACCCTCAGCGCCGGGCTGATTTCAGCCAGCGCCTACATCGTCATGGCGCTGGTGTTGCTGGTGCGTCCGCGCGGCCTGCTGCCGGCACGCGCCTGA
- a CDS encoding ABC transporter substrate-binding protein, translating into MKKIVSRALISIAVSASLSAPALAQEPLRIGFITTLSTPAGYLGEDSRDGFALALDEAGNKVGDVPVQIVVEDDGLQPARAKQIVDRMRMDGIDLYSGVIFSNVLAAVMTTALKDDGFYVSLNTGPSTLAGKNCKPNYFVASYQNDTIHEMAGVAANELGYKKMVILAPNYQGGRDALEGFKRTFAGEVTEIYTKLNQLDFSVELARVRSVAPDAVFQFHPGGAGINFAKQYGGSGLAKTTPMVVPVFSMDERMLDATGAVAKGTNIVTLWNPESDNPANQAFVKNFTDKYNRVPTVYAAQSYDTARLMLSALEATDGSVKDVEAFRAAMRKADFESIRGNVSFANNNHLVIDWHLLRVEEDANGKLVQKPVQVIAEAQVDSFAAECAM; encoded by the coding sequence ATGAAAAAAATTGTTTCGCGTGCATTGATCAGTATCGCTGTCTCAGCCAGCCTCAGCGCTCCGGCCCTGGCCCAGGAGCCGCTGCGCATCGGTTTCATCACCACCCTTTCGACCCCGGCCGGCTACCTTGGGGAAGACTCGCGAGACGGCTTCGCGCTGGCCCTCGACGAGGCGGGCAACAAGGTCGGCGACGTACCGGTGCAGATCGTCGTCGAGGACGACGGCCTGCAACCGGCCCGTGCCAAGCAGATTGTCGATCGCATGCGCATGGACGGCATCGACCTCTACTCCGGGGTGATCTTTTCCAATGTGCTGGCAGCGGTAATGACCACCGCACTGAAGGATGACGGTTTCTACGTGAGCCTGAACACCGGCCCATCGACCCTGGCCGGCAAAAACTGCAAGCCAAACTACTTCGTAGCTTCCTATCAGAACGACACCATCCACGAGATGGCCGGCGTCGCAGCCAACGAGTTGGGTTACAAGAAGATGGTCATCCTGGCGCCGAACTACCAGGGCGGCCGGGATGCACTGGAAGGCTTCAAGCGCACCTTTGCCGGTGAAGTCACAGAGATCTACACCAAGCTCAATCAGCTGGATTTCTCGGTGGAGCTGGCCCGGGTCCGCTCTGTTGCGCCGGACGCCGTGTTCCAGTTCCATCCGGGAGGTGCGGGCATCAACTTCGCCAAGCAGTACGGCGGCTCCGGGCTGGCCAAGACCACGCCCATGGTCGTGCCGGTCTTCTCCATGGATGAGCGGATGCTTGATGCCACAGGCGCCGTGGCCAAGGGGACCAATATCGTGACCTTGTGGAACCCCGAGTCGGACAACCCGGCCAACCAGGCCTTCGTGAAGAATTTCACCGACAAGTACAACCGCGTGCCAACCGTGTATGCCGCTCAATCCTACGATACCGCCCGGTTGATGCTTTCCGCACTGGAGGCCACCGACGGTAGTGTCAAGGATGTAGAGGCTTTTCGTGCAGCCATGCGCAAAGCCGATTTCGAATCCATCCGCGGCAATGTGAGTTTCGCCAACAACAACCATCTGGTCATCGACTGGCACCTCCTGCGTGTCGAGGAAGACGCGAACGGCAAGCTGGTGCAGAAGCCTGTACAGGTCATCGCCGAGGCGCAAGTCGACAGTTTCGCCGCTGAATGCGCCATGTAA
- the antC gene encoding anthranilate 1,2-dioxygenase electron transfer component AntC translates to MMHKVAFSFADGKTVFFPVEQNEILIDAAMRNGIKIPLDCREGVCATCQGRCESGSYTQDYVDDEALSAQDLAQGKVLTCQTRVQSDATFYFDFASTLCSQTESSPVTGVVTGVEQVSPTTAILHLDAGQSAVPLDFLPGQYARLSIPGTSSTRAYSFANRPSPTNQLQFLIRLLPDGAMSNYIRTQCRVGDEINIEAPLGTFYLRQPARPLIFVAGGTGLSAFLGMLDQLSETGCDQPISLYYGVRSATDLCELERIARYEQRLGQFRFVPVVSGDDNDWDGKRGYVTDHFDATALSNAPSDIYVCGPPPMVESIKTWLSEQALHQGQLYYEKFTDSSTEV, encoded by the coding sequence ATGATGCATAAAGTCGCGTTCAGTTTTGCCGACGGCAAGACGGTTTTCTTTCCGGTAGAGCAGAACGAGATTCTGATCGACGCGGCTATGCGCAATGGCATCAAGATCCCACTGGACTGCCGGGAGGGTGTCTGCGCTACCTGTCAGGGTCGCTGCGAGTCGGGTAGCTACACCCAGGACTATGTCGACGACGAGGCCCTGAGCGCGCAAGACCTTGCACAGGGCAAGGTGCTGACCTGCCAGACCCGCGTCCAGTCAGATGCCACCTTCTATTTCGACTTTGCCTCGACCCTCTGCAGCCAGACCGAGTCAAGCCCGGTGACTGGTGTAGTCACCGGCGTGGAGCAGGTTTCTCCAACCACGGCGATTCTACATCTGGACGCTGGTCAGTCCGCCGTGCCGCTGGATTTCCTGCCAGGACAGTACGCGCGGCTGAGCATACCTGGCACCTCCAGCACCCGCGCCTATTCCTTCGCCAACCGCCCAAGCCCGACCAATCAGCTGCAGTTCCTTATCCGGCTGCTCCCAGATGGTGCGATGAGCAACTACATTCGAACGCAGTGTCGTGTGGGCGACGAGATCAACATCGAAGCACCGCTTGGCACCTTCTATCTGCGCCAGCCAGCCCGGCCACTGATTTTCGTTGCCGGCGGCACGGGGTTGTCGGCCTTCCTCGGAATGCTCGATCAGTTGAGCGAAACCGGCTGCGACCAGCCGATCTCCTTGTATTACGGCGTACGCAGCGCCACGGATCTCTGCGAGCTCGAGCGAATCGCCCGCTATGAACAACGGCTAGGCCAGTTTCGATTCGTGCCGGTGGTCAGCGGCGATGACAATGATTGGGACGGAAAACGCGGTTACGTCACCGATCATTTCGACGCCACTGCACTTAGCAATGCGCCATCCGACATCTACGTTTGCGGCCCGCCGCCGATGGTGGAGTCGATCAAGACTTGGCTGAGCGAACAGGCTTTGCACCAAGGTCAGCTCTACTACGAAAAATTCACAGACAGTTCTACAGAGGTCTAG
- a CDS encoding OprD family porin, whose amino-acid sequence MLRRNTFRRSAAVAGLLGCLPLTVQADFVDDSAVSLGLRNLYLDRDFKQNNAPTSRVGNWSQAFDFRAISGYTEGPVQFGLDLSAQYAFRLDGGGGRGPDGIIPYDRSEGEQASEWGRAALTGKMRFSKTELKVGEHRPKLPVAFFDDSRLMVTTYHGFSVETKEIDNLSLTAGRFTRMSGRESAGSEKMYLFNGPDVRIRSDGLNFGGGTYAFTSALSATYFYGQLEDIYEQHYFGLAHLADLGSGYKLKTDLRYFDNSEDGDAYYGNIDNQSYGAMTVLSKGAHSFGLGYQRMLGDSAFPTLSGYAPQPYLVNWSTIAFIKPNESSWQARYEYDFAGMGIPGMKMMTRYMRGTGIDRGGDQSENVESEFNLNLGYVVQSGALKGLGFEWRHMDIKTRYGAGAASGNDFKENRLITTYTFKF is encoded by the coding sequence ATGCTTCGAAGGAATACATTCAGGCGCAGTGCAGCAGTTGCAGGCTTGCTGGGCTGCCTACCCTTGACTGTGCAAGCCGACTTTGTCGACGACAGCGCGGTCAGTCTCGGGCTTCGCAACCTCTACCTCGATCGGGATTTCAAGCAGAACAACGCCCCCACATCGCGGGTGGGCAACTGGTCTCAAGCATTCGATTTTCGGGCGATCTCGGGTTATACCGAAGGGCCTGTGCAATTTGGTCTGGACCTCTCCGCGCAATACGCATTTCGCCTCGACGGCGGTGGCGGACGCGGCCCGGACGGCATCATTCCTTACGATCGCAGCGAGGGCGAGCAAGCCAGTGAGTGGGGGCGTGCCGCGCTGACCGGCAAGATGCGCTTTTCCAAAACGGAGTTGAAAGTCGGTGAGCACCGGCCCAAATTGCCGGTCGCGTTCTTTGACGACTCCCGCCTGATGGTCACCACCTATCACGGCTTCTCGGTGGAAACCAAAGAGATCGACAACCTGTCTTTGACCGCCGGACGCTTCACCAGAATGAGCGGCCGTGAGTCTGCCGGCAGCGAAAAGATGTACCTGTTCAATGGCCCTGATGTGCGCATTCGCAGCGACGGCCTGAATTTCGGTGGCGGCACCTATGCATTCACCTCCGCGCTGTCGGCGACATACTTTTATGGGCAGCTGGAAGACATCTACGAGCAGCACTACTTCGGCCTGGCTCACCTTGCCGACCTAGGAAGTGGGTACAAGCTGAAGACTGATCTGCGCTATTTCGACAATAGCGAGGATGGCGACGCTTATTACGGCAATATCGACAACCAGTCATATGGTGCCATGACGGTCCTCAGTAAAGGCGCTCACAGCTTCGGCCTGGGTTATCAGCGCATGCTCGGTGACAGCGCGTTTCCAACACTGAGCGGTTATGCCCCACAACCGTACCTGGTGAACTGGTCAACCATCGCCTTCATCAAGCCTAACGAGAGTTCCTGGCAGGCTCGCTACGAATATGATTTCGCGGGCATGGGCATTCCCGGCATGAAGATGATGACGCGCTACATGCGCGGTACCGGCATCGACCGCGGCGGCGATCAATCGGAGAACGTCGAAAGCGAGTTCAACCTGAACCTGGGTTATGTGGTCCAGAGCGGTGCACTCAAGGGCCTCGGCTTTGAATGGCGCCATATGGATATCAAGACCCGTTACGGCGCAGGTGCCGCATCGGGCAACGACTTCAAAGAGAACCGCTTGATCACAACGTACACATTCAAATTCTGA
- the antB gene encoding anthranilate 1,2-dioxygenase small subunit, with product MNSQLQYQVEQFFYRLSELCDAQDWDAYLDMFDENSEFHLPQWESEHRYTTDPKRGMSLIYYANRSGLEDRVFRIRTGKAASANPMPRTMHAINNVRIAEHEGGQLQVKVNWQTQYCRLATSEQFYGWATYNLVQRDDSFKITRKHVVLLNDTINSVLDFYHL from the coding sequence ATGAATTCGCAACTGCAGTACCAAGTGGAGCAGTTCTTCTACCGTCTGTCCGAGCTCTGCGATGCTCAGGACTGGGACGCTTACCTGGACATGTTCGACGAGAACAGTGAGTTCCATCTGCCACAGTGGGAATCCGAGCACCGCTACACCACCGATCCGAAGCGCGGTATGTCACTAATCTACTACGCCAATCGTTCGGGGTTGGAGGACCGGGTATTCCGCATCCGTACCGGTAAAGCCGCTTCGGCCAACCCGATGCCGCGCACCATGCATGCGATCAACAACGTGCGCATTGCCGAGCACGAGGGAGGGCAGCTTCAGGTCAAGGTCAACTGGCAGACGCAGTATTGCCGGCTAGCCACCTCGGAGCAGTTCTACGGCTGGGCCACCTACAATCTCGTGCAACGCGATGACAGCTTCAAAATCACCCGCAAGCATGTAGTGCTGCTCAACGACACCATCAATTCGGTGCTCGACTTCTATCATCTGTAA
- the antA gene encoding anthranilate 1,2-dioxygenase large subunit has protein sequence MSSRTLPQWQDFIQGCLDFRPVEGIYRIAREMFTEPELFDLEMELIFEKNWIYACHESEIANNHDFMTMRAGRQPMIITRDGEGRLNALINACQHRGTTLTRVGKGNQSTFTCPFHAWCYKSDGRLVKVKAPGEYPEGFDKATRGLKKARIESYKGFVFVSLDVAGTDSLEDYLGDAKVFFDMMVAQSKTGELEVLPGKSTYTYDGNWKLQNENGLDGYHVSTVHYNYVATVQHRQQVNASKGATESSTLDYSKLGAGDAETDDGWFAFKNGHSVLFSDMPNPAVRPGYAAIMPRLVEEYGQGKAEWMMHRLRNLNIYPSMFFLDQISSQLRIIRPVAWNKTEIHSFCLGVKGESDADRENRIRQFEDFFNVSGLGTPDDLVEFREAQRGFEARLERWSDISRGYEKWVEGPTANSETIGISPALTGTEFTHEGLYVNQHGAWQKFLLDGLAAKSLKPREV, from the coding sequence ATGAGTAGCAGAACCCTTCCACAATGGCAGGACTTCATCCAGGGCTGTCTGGATTTCCGCCCCGTTGAGGGCATCTACCGCATCGCGCGCGAGATGTTCACCGAGCCGGAATTGTTCGATCTCGAGATGGAGCTGATCTTCGAGAAGAATTGGATCTACGCCTGCCATGAAAGCGAGATCGCCAACAATCATGACTTCATGACCATGCGCGCTGGCCGCCAGCCGATGATCATCACCCGTGATGGCGAGGGGCGACTGAACGCCCTGATCAACGCCTGTCAGCACCGGGGCACGACTCTTACCCGCGTTGGCAAGGGCAACCAGTCGACCTTCACTTGTCCGTTCCATGCCTGGTGCTACAAAAGTGATGGCCGCCTGGTAAAGGTCAAGGCACCGGGCGAATACCCGGAAGGCTTTGACAAAGCCACTCGTGGCTTGAAGAAAGCGCGCATCGAGAGTTACAAGGGCTTCGTTTTCGTCAGCCTTGACGTAGCAGGCACGGACTCTCTGGAAGACTACCTGGGCGATGCCAAGGTGTTTTTCGACATGATGGTGGCGCAGTCGAAAACCGGTGAGCTGGAAGTGTTGCCCGGCAAGTCCACCTACACCTATGACGGCAACTGGAAACTGCAGAACGAGAACGGCCTCGACGGTTATCACGTGAGTACGGTCCACTACAACTACGTGGCCACGGTACAGCATCGTCAGCAGGTCAACGCATCCAAGGGGGCTACTGAGTCCAGTACCTTGGACTACAGCAAGCTGGGTGCCGGCGACGCCGAAACCGATGACGGTTGGTTCGCGTTCAAGAATGGCCACAGCGTGTTGTTCAGCGATATGCCTAACCCGGCCGTGCGCCCCGGTTATGCGGCCATCATGCCGCGTCTCGTAGAGGAATATGGCCAAGGCAAAGCCGAGTGGATGATGCATCGCCTGCGCAACCTCAATATCTACCCGAGCATGTTCTTCCTCGACCAGATCAGCTCGCAGCTGCGCATCATCCGTCCGGTGGCCTGGAACAAGACTGAGATTCACAGCTTCTGCCTGGGTGTGAAGGGTGAGTCCGACGCAGACCGCGAGAACCGCATTCGTCAGTTCGAAGACTTCTTCAACGTCTCTGGCCTCGGTACCCCGGATGACCTGGTGGAGTTCCGCGAAGCACAGCGTGGCTTCGAAGCCCGTCTGGAGCGCTGGAGCGACATTTCCCGCGGTTACGAGAAGTGGGTTGAGGGCCCGACCGCGAACAGCGAGACCATCGGGATTTCCCCCGCTTTGACCGGCACCGAGTTCACCCATGAGGGGCTTTACGTCAACCAGCACGGCGCCTGGCAGAAATTCCTGCTCGACGGTCTGGCCGCAAAATCCCTTAAACCCCGTGAGGTGTGA
- a CDS encoding methyl-accepting chemotaxis protein: protein MQSISSLQDAGQTESFIFRTDLDGKLDMCNDAFAKACGYSRERLLGKPCSLLRHPDTPDAIFIDLWQSLHADHPWAGVVMNRRQDGEAFWLDLYIMRVFDGDKHVGYGAMARPASDVQVARTKRLYRQLLSSARHLAIACDYLKPVALTAVCVAPVIALALAAGASPTLGALAVLPLFGLQLWLRWRQERDMQQLLQSVPSACISTLSARAYSEGNGVIALANLALHGFNARLHTALLRIGMAGKQVEASSMEYAARVQHDAESLDAQRAETDQAATAICQMAATVEEIGRHVHHTACSAGDAHTLAERGLAMAAHNQESMQELSNAVKGIGDAIAQLVDASDSIGGMVDVINGIAEQTNLLALNAAIEAARAGDQGRGFAVVASEVRSLALRTQQSTEQVRLLIADLRSSTRQSVAVSARGVSLSEACAQEVDSLREALNGIVHSVGEISAMSHQMAVATEQQTQVVGDISGQIESIATLATRNAGSASEGAQSSRLLLSQAEALRELAQRFDR from the coding sequence ATGCAATCCATTTCCTCTCTTCAGGACGCCGGTCAAACCGAGTCATTCATCTTCCGCACTGATCTGGATGGAAAGCTGGACATGTGCAACGACGCGTTTGCAAAAGCCTGTGGGTACAGCCGCGAAAGGCTGCTGGGAAAGCCCTGTTCGCTCCTGCGCCACCCTGATACGCCGGATGCCATCTTTATCGACCTTTGGCAGTCTTTGCATGCTGATCATCCCTGGGCTGGCGTGGTGATGAATCGTCGTCAGGACGGTGAAGCATTCTGGCTGGACTTGTACATCATGCGCGTCTTCGACGGCGACAAGCATGTCGGTTATGGCGCCATGGCCCGTCCCGCAAGTGACGTGCAAGTCGCCAGGACCAAACGGCTGTATCGCCAGCTGCTGAGCAGCGCACGGCACCTGGCCATAGCCTGCGATTACCTGAAGCCTGTGGCGCTGACGGCAGTTTGCGTGGCGCCAGTCATCGCATTGGCGCTTGCCGCTGGCGCGTCCCCGACACTGGGGGCGCTTGCCGTGCTGCCCTTGTTCGGACTGCAACTATGGTTAAGGTGGCGTCAGGAGCGCGACATGCAGCAATTGCTGCAAAGTGTTCCGTCGGCGTGCATCAGCACGCTCTCCGCGCGGGCCTACAGCGAGGGTAACGGCGTGATTGCGCTGGCTAATCTGGCGCTGCATGGGTTCAACGCGCGGCTGCACACCGCGCTGTTACGCATCGGCATGGCCGGCAAACAGGTAGAAGCCAGCTCAATGGAGTACGCCGCTCGCGTTCAGCACGACGCTGAATCGCTCGACGCCCAGCGTGCCGAAACAGATCAGGCGGCCACGGCAATCTGCCAGATGGCAGCCACCGTTGAGGAGATTGGTCGACACGTACACCACACCGCGTGCTCTGCCGGCGATGCTCACACCCTGGCAGAACGAGGCCTGGCCATGGCCGCTCATAACCAGGAGTCGATGCAGGAGTTGAGCAATGCGGTAAAGGGCATCGGCGATGCCATCGCGCAGCTGGTCGATGCCAGCGATTCGATAGGGGGTATGGTCGATGTCATCAATGGCATCGCGGAACAGACCAACCTGCTTGCCCTGAATGCGGCCATCGAAGCAGCCCGTGCGGGCGATCAGGGCCGTGGGTTTGCCGTGGTGGCCAGCGAGGTGCGCTCGCTCGCCTTGCGCACCCAGCAATCGACCGAACAGGTGCGCCTACTGATTGCTGATTTGCGCAGCAGCACGCGCCAGTCTGTCGCCGTGTCTGCCCGCGGCGTCTCGCTATCTGAAGCCTGCGCGCAAGAGGTCGATTCGCTGCGCGAAGCGTTGAACGGCATCGTGCATTCGGTCGGCGAGATTTCCGCCATGAGTCACCAGATGGCCGTTGCCACGGAGCAGCAGACGCAGGTAGTCGGTGACATCAGCGGCCAGATCGAAAGTATCGCGACCCTGGCCACTAGAAATGCCGGGAGCGCTAGCGAGGGGGCGCAGAGCAGTCGCCTGCTGCTCAGCCAGGCCGAAGCGCTAAGGGAGCTGGCACAGCGCTTCGATCGTTGA
- a CDS encoding AraC family transcriptional regulator, whose translation MSALNSTVYRDIQADHHDLAGAHAWMNGICGPHRLKVSAPRHIHFKHMGRMLSTSTLGYIEYGTDVTVGIEDARSLNSYSLSLPLEGEQEHSRSGALVQSDRDSGVIVSPHINQELTMSGECRKLQVAIPRQAMRRTLESMLHRSADEPLRFETRMDAVNGATGAWWRMVKHFLIEMQHTGALFGQPSLSSDLETLLIKGLILAQPNNYTAELSRACQVKLPHYLVLAQEFLHAHARDEVHLDDIEAAAGISRFKLFEGFKKHLGLAPMAYLKKYRLTAVRQEILEDRSARNISEIAMSWGFTHLGRFSTEYRKLFDETPSMTSQRNEARRNRAF comes from the coding sequence ATGAGTGCGTTAAATTCGACTGTCTATCGCGACATTCAGGCTGACCACCACGACCTCGCCGGCGCTCACGCCTGGATGAACGGCATCTGTGGACCGCATCGGTTGAAGGTCAGTGCACCCCGGCATATCCATTTCAAACACATGGGACGGATGCTGAGTACATCCACGCTCGGGTATATCGAGTACGGTACTGACGTCACCGTCGGCATTGAGGATGCTCGCTCGCTCAATAGCTACAGCCTGAGCCTGCCGCTGGAAGGCGAGCAGGAACACAGCCGCAGCGGCGCCCTCGTGCAATCGGACCGAGACAGTGGCGTGATTGTCTCGCCCCATATAAACCAAGAACTGACGATGAGCGGCGAATGCCGCAAGCTACAGGTCGCAATCCCGCGCCAGGCGATGCGCCGCACCTTGGAAAGTATGCTGCATCGCTCCGCCGATGAACCCTTGCGGTTCGAGACCCGGATGGATGCGGTAAATGGTGCCACCGGTGCCTGGTGGCGAATGGTCAAGCACTTCCTGATCGAGATGCAGCACACTGGTGCGCTCTTCGGCCAGCCGTCCCTTTCCTCGGATCTGGAAACGCTGCTCATCAAGGGCCTCATACTGGCGCAACCGAACAACTACACAGCCGAGCTGAGCCGCGCCTGTCAGGTCAAGCTGCCGCATTATCTGGTGCTTGCGCAGGAGTTTCTACACGCCCACGCACGGGACGAAGTTCACCTTGATGACATCGAAGCGGCCGCCGGCATCTCCCGCTTCAAACTGTTTGAAGGTTTCAAGAAACACCTGGGCCTGGCACCCATGGCCTATCTGAAGAAATACCGTTTGACTGCAGTGCGCCAGGAGATTCTCGAAGACCGCTCTGCACGCAACATTTCAGAAATCGCCATGAGCTGGGGCTTCACTCACCTCGGGCGCTTCTCTACCGAGTACCGGAAGTTGTTCGACGAAACGCCGAGCATGACCTCACAGCGCAATGAAGCCCGCCGCAATCGCGCATTCTGA